The window TCACCAATGCCGCGGCCCCCGACGAAGGACGGGCGCTGTACGAGCACTTCGTCGCCGAGGCACGCAAGGTGCACCCGCAGGTGGCGACCGGTGAGTTTGCCGCGATGATGCAGGTCCATCTGGTCAACGACGGGCCCGTGACCATTCCGATGCGCATCGCGCCGGCGACCTGAACGCGCATTCGCGCAGCCCTTGACGGAACGTTTCCCATGACCGCTCGTACCTTTGCCCTCGGCCCTCTCGCCAGCCTGCTGGCCGCCCTGATCGCGGGCTGTGCCCAGGCGCCCACCGCCTCGCGCCCCGTGGAATACGCCTGCGATGCGGGCAAGGGCTTTTCGGTCGCCTACCACGCAGGGGGCGATGCGACGATAGACATCGAGGGGATGCGCTTCGGCCTGATGAAGGAGGCCGCGAGCGGCGGCGAGGAACGCTACGCCTGCGGCGCCCTGACGCTGTGGCGCCGCGGCAGCATGGCGCGCGTGGATCTGGAGAATTCCCTGTACGAAAACTGCCACGCGCGTGACTGATTTTCACCGCGGGAAAGCTTAAGATTATTCGTTCCACCGGCGGAGACCTGGATCATGGCTTATGGCATAACCGACCTGACGACCTTCATCCTCGGCACGATTTTCATCGTGCTGCTGCCCGGACCCAATTCGGTGTACGTGATGTCGATCGCGTCGCGCCTGGGGGTGGCGGCCGGTTATCGCGGTGCGTGCGGGATCTTCGTCGGCGACACGATCCTGATGATCCTCTCCGCAACCGGCGCCGCGTCCGTGCTGAAGACGACGCCGGCGCTGTTCATGGTGCTGAAGTACGCCGGGGCGGCCTACCTCGCGTGGGTCGGCCTCGGGCTGCTGCGCGCGGCGCTCACCCGCTGGCGCGACAAGGCCGCGGGCGCCGTCGAAGCGGAGCAGGCGCCTCTCGACGCCGCACATCCCTTCCGTTCCGCGCTGGTGATCAGCCTGATGAACCCGAAGGCGATCCTGTTCTTCGTGTCCTTCTTCATCCAGTTCGTGGATCCCGGCTACGCTTACCCCGCACTCTCGTTCGCGATCCTCGGCACGATCGTGCAGGTGTGCAGCGCCGCCTACCTGTCGGCGCTGATCTTCGGCGGGGCGCACCTCGCGGCGCAGTTCCGCCGTCGCCGTCGCCTGTCCGCCGCCGCGACCGGCGGCGTCGGCGGACTCTTCATCGGCTTCGGGGCCAAGCTGGCCAGCGCGACGCTGGGCTGACGCCGCCACGGGACGCGGTTGCCGCTCCCCGTGCGCGTTGCGGCCCCGTCCGCGATGCGGGCGGGAATCCGGTCAGCTCGATGCGGTTTCGGTCTTGCGCGGACGACGGCTGCGCGAAGCGCCCTTGCGCGCAGGCTTGGCCGGAGCTTCTTCCGCGGGCGATTGGTCCGATGTCTCGGCCGGGGGCGTCACTTCGGGAGCAACGGCCGCCGGGGCTGCTTCCGCCACGTCGGTGTTCCCGGCTTCCTCGGTGGCAGCCTGCGCCTTGCCGCGGCGTGGTTTGCGGCCGCCCGGCTTGGCGGTTTTCGGTTTCGGCGCTTCGCCCTGCTCCACTGCGCCGACTTCGGGCGTGACATTCGCAGCGGGCGGCGTGCTCACGGCGGCCGGAAGTTCGGGCTGTGCCGGCTCCTGCTTCGGTTGCGCGGCTTCGGGTTCGGCTGCGGGCATGTCCGTCTTGTGCGATTCCGCCGCGGCGGCGGCTTCCGCCTTCTTTCCTGCCGACTTGCGTCCACCCCGTTTGCGGCGCGATTCGTGCCGGCCGCTCCCCTCTTCGGCCGCGTGCCGCTCTGCCGGCGCGGCTTCGGCATGCGGCACTTCGCCCGGCGCAGATGCCACGTCCACCGCCTGCTCCGCAGACGCCTCGGCGGCGGCTTCCGCCGCTGCCG is drawn from Azoarcus sp. DN11 and contains these coding sequences:
- a CDS encoding MliC family protein, which encodes MTARTFALGPLASLLAALIAGCAQAPTASRPVEYACDAGKGFSVAYHAGGDATIDIEGMRFGLMKEAASGGEERYACGALTLWRRGSMARVDLENSLYENCHARD
- the leuE gene encoding leucine efflux protein LeuE — protein: MAYGITDLTTFILGTIFIVLLPGPNSVYVMSIASRLGVAAGYRGACGIFVGDTILMILSATGAASVLKTTPALFMVLKYAGAAYLAWVGLGLLRAALTRWRDKAAGAVEAEQAPLDAAHPFRSALVISLMNPKAILFFVSFFIQFVDPGYAYPALSFAILGTIVQVCSAAYLSALIFGGAHLAAQFRRRRRLSAAATGGVGGLFIGFGAKLASATLG